Genomic DNA from Rhodothermales bacterium:
GCGATGGGAATGACGATGAGGGCCACGAGCGGCGAGAGCCGGCGCGTCATGATGACGGCCAGGAGCGCTACGATGGTAAAAAGACCGATCAGGGCAGACATCGGGATGCGGGGTCGGTTGGGCCTTCGAGGTTACGCGTTGTCCTGCCAGAAATCAACCGGAATGGAACGGAGCGACCACTTGTGCGAACAAGGAAGCGCCGGACAGGATGTCCGGCGCTGTGGCGGGATCAAGGTTCAAGGGTTAAGGATCAACGAACCGTAGCCTCGCCGCCTCTAAACGATACCCTATCGGTCCTTAAACCTTGAACCTGCACCCTTGAACCATTCCTTGAAGGGCGTCGTCCTCGCCGGCGGGACCGGCAGCCGGCTCTATCCGCTGACCAAGGTCACGAACAAGCACCTCCTCCCCGTGGGCCGGTACCCGATGATCTACCATCCGTTGATGCGGATGCGCCGCGCCGGCATCCGCGAGGTGGCCATCGTCACCAGCCCCGAACACATGGGCGATGTGGTCAATCTCCTCGGCAGCGGGCGATCGCTCGGACTCGACCTCACCTACCGCGTGCAGGACGAACCCGGCGGCATCGCCCAGGCCATGGCGCTTTGCGAGATCTACACCGGCTCTGACCCTTTTCTGGTGATCCTGGGCGACAATATCCTGGCCGAGGACATCGGCGACGAGGTGAAGGCCTACCGCGAACAGCTCGCCCGGGACGGCGGGGGCGCGCGGATCCTCCTCAAGCAGGTGCACGACCCCGAGCGGTACGGCGTGCCGCGGTTTGAGGACGGCCGCATCGTCGAGATCATCGAAAAGCCGGCCGATCCGCCGAGCAACTACTCCGTCACGGGCATCTACTTCTACGACGCCGGCGTGTACGACATCATCCGCGCCCTCAAGCCGAGTGCGCGGGGCGAATACGAGGTGAGCGACGTGAGCAGCGCGTACGTCCGCCAGGGCCGGCTGACGCACGGCGTCCTGAAGGGCTGGTGGGGCGATGCCGGCACGCTCGAAGGCTGGCACGAGGCCAACGAACTGGCGCGGGAGCTGGTGTATGAGGAGTTGGGGTGAGTTTTCGGCAGGCGCTCCGCTCCCCCCTCAATCCCCCCTGTTTCTCCCAGTCGACGTGCGTATATTCGCCGGCGCAACCCTACCCGCAGTTTGACCAACGACGACGATGGCACAGACCAAATTCCTCCTCGACGAGCGACGCCTCCCCACCGCCTGGTACAACATCATGGCGGACATGCCCAACAAGCCGCTTCCCCCCCTCCATCCCGGCACCAGGGAGCCCATCGGCCCGGACGCGCTCGCGCCGCTTTTCCCCATGGCGCTCATCATGCAGGAAGTGAGCGGCGACCCGTGGATCGAGATACCGGACGAGGTGCAGGACATCTACAAGAAATGGCGTCCGACGCCACTGCACCGGGCGCACGGACTCGAGAAGGCGCTCGATACGCCGGCACACATCTATTATAAATACGAAGGCGTCAGCCCCTCGGGCTCGCACAAACCCAACACCGCCGTCCCGCAGGCCTACTACAACAAGCAGGAAGGCGTCAAGCGCATCACGACCGAAACGGGCGCCGGCCAGTGGGGCAGCGCGCTGTCCTTCGCCTGCCAGCTGTTCGGGATCGAATGCGACGTCTACATGGTGCGCATCAGCTACGAGCAAAAGCCCTATCGCAAGATGATGATGAACGCGTGGGGCGCCAACGTCTTCGCCAGCCCGACGAATCGCACGCAGGCCGGCCGCACGATCCTCGCGCAGGACCCCGACAGCCCGGGCAGCCTCGGCATCGCGATCTCGGAGGCCGTCGAGGAGGCCGCCATGCGGGAGGATACCAAATATTCGCTCGGGAGCGTGCTGAACCACGTGCTGATGCACCAGACGGTCATCGGCCTCGAAGCCCAGGAGCAGATGGAGATGGCCGGTGAGATGCCGGACGTCGTCATCGCGCCGTTCGGCGGCGGCAGCAACTTCGCCGGCATCAGCTTCCCCTTCCTGCGCCACAACCTGACGCAAGGCAAGTCGATCCGCTGCATCGCCGCGGAGCCGACGAGCTGCCCGAAGCTCACGCGCGGCGTTTTCCGGTACGACTTCGGCGACACCGTCGGCATGACCCCGCTCCTCCCGATGTACACGCTCGGCCATACCTTCGTGCCGGCGAAGATCCACGCCGGCGGACTCCGCTACCACGGCGCCGGCGTCGTCGTCAGCCAGCTTCTGAAGGATGGCCTGATCGAGGCGGACGCCGTCGACCAGCTCGAAGCCTTCGAGGCCGGCATCGCCTTCGCGAAGGCGGAAGGCATCATCCCGGCACCCGAGGCCAACCACGGCATCGCCGTCGCCATCAAGGAAGCCCTGGCGGCGAAGGAAGCCGGCGAGCCGCGCGTCATCCTGTTCAACCTGTGCGGGCACGGCAACTTCGACATGTCCGCCTACGAAGCCTATTTCGCCGGCAAACTCGAACGCCACTCCCTCACGCAAGACGAGATCGACGCCGCCGTCGCCCTTATCGACACGCCGGAGATTGGATGACGGGGCGCAGCGGAAGGCTGGAACGTGGCGTGTTGGTCACTGGTCATTGGTCAGAAAATGGTCACTGGTCATCGGTCACTGGGTGTGGTCGCAGGTCCCCCCGAGCATCAAGCACTCCCGATGACCAGTGTCCAATGACCGTTTGCAAAGCAAACAAGTGACCAATGACCGCTTGCGAAGCAAACAAGTGACCAGTGACCGTTTGCAAAGCAAACAAGTGACCAATGACCGTTTGCGAAGCAAACAACAACCAATGACCGTTTGCGAAGCAAACAATGACCAGTGACCGTTTGCGAAGCAAACAATGACCAATGACCGTTTGGTGAAGCAAACAAGTGACCAGTGACCGTTTGCAAAGCAAACAAGTGACTCAGTGACCGTTTGCAAAGCAAAACAAGTGACCAGTGACCGTTTGCGGCAGCAACAACGTCAGTTTACTGGTTCGCGAAAGTGCATCCATTAGGCGATCCTGATCATCCTGACCGACGCGCGAACTACTGCAGGTTCACCGCACCGTTGCCCGGGAAGAACGCCGATCCCGAAAGGCTGGCTGGCGGCTTTCGCACGATAACGCCGGCGACTTCCACCTCGGCGAGAGGCTATCTCGCTGACCTGCCGGCAACCGGCGGCTGCATCGAAACATGTCGCTGGCTGATCGCTTCTTTGTTTTACAGCCGTTCCGCTGGTCGGTGGACGCACGAGGAACGACCACCGAGTACCATGCCAACGTCAACGATATTCGGTGAGCCAACTGGTGATCGTCACCGTCCCGCCCGCGTGGTGTGCACGCCTACCGCAACATCGGGGCGACCGATGCGCTGGTCGTCAACTGTCCGAACAGGCTGTATGCCGCGAAGGCAAGTGGCTTGTCGACGAAATCCGCCACGAGGATCAGGGAGGGGTCTGGGTTTGTGATGGAGCAAGATGAGACTCGCATCAGACGCCCCCAAAAGGCCGGTCATCATGAGCCGGACAGGATCAGCCCAGGGCGTGAGAATGGCTGACGCGCCCCTGCGTTTTCTTTTTACGGCTCAAGCGAAATCGCATTACTATAATTTTATTTGCACAGGGTCTGCAATTCGATTATGATCCACTGTTATTCAGGATCGACTTTTTCGTAAAAGTTGTTTCTTTCAAATCAGGAGTTGCTCGCATGCAGACGGAATGGGCAAACCTGCTTCCTTCTGATCATGCTCGATCCATTTTCTTCAATAGGTATCCTTAGAAA
This window encodes:
- a CDS encoding sugar phosphate nucleotidyltransferase; translated protein: MNHSLKGVVLAGGTGSRLYPLTKVTNKHLLPVGRYPMIYHPLMRMRRAGIREVAIVTSPEHMGDVVNLLGSGRSLGLDLTYRVQDEPGGIAQAMALCEIYTGSDPFLVILGDNILAEDIGDEVKAYREQLARDGGGARILLKQVHDPERYGVPRFEDGRIVEIIEKPADPPSNYSVTGIYFYDAGVYDIIRALKPSARGEYEVSDVSSAYVRQGRLTHGVLKGWWGDAGTLEGWHEANELARELVYEELG
- a CDS encoding TrpB-like pyridoxal phosphate-dependent enzyme, whose protein sequence is MAQTKFLLDERRLPTAWYNIMADMPNKPLPPLHPGTREPIGPDALAPLFPMALIMQEVSGDPWIEIPDEVQDIYKKWRPTPLHRAHGLEKALDTPAHIYYKYEGVSPSGSHKPNTAVPQAYYNKQEGVKRITTETGAGQWGSALSFACQLFGIECDVYMVRISYEQKPYRKMMMNAWGANVFASPTNRTQAGRTILAQDPDSPGSLGIAISEAVEEAAMREDTKYSLGSVLNHVLMHQTVIGLEAQEQMEMAGEMPDVVIAPFGGGSNFAGISFPFLRHNLTQGKSIRCIAAEPTSCPKLTRGVFRYDFGDTVGMTPLLPMYTLGHTFVPAKIHAGGLRYHGAGVVVSQLLKDGLIEADAVDQLEAFEAGIAFAKAEGIIPAPEANHGIAVAIKEALAAKEAGEPRVILFNLCGHGNFDMSAYEAYFAGKLERHSLTQDEIDAAVALIDTPEIG